From Candidatus Palauibacter soopunensis, a single genomic window includes:
- a CDS encoding YbaB/EbfC family nucleoid-associated protein: protein MDGVDIQQLIQLSKQMQSRMSEMQEKLERETMTAASGGGMVEVTVDGQGNIKSVSIDPAVVDPAEVEMLEDLIVAAASAAQRRAKDRMESEMRQAAGGLPLPGIGNFLGRP from the coding sequence GTGGACGGCGTAGACATCCAGCAGTTGATTCAACTCAGCAAGCAGATGCAGTCGCGCATGAGCGAGATGCAGGAGAAGCTCGAGCGCGAGACGATGACGGCGGCTTCGGGCGGCGGGATGGTCGAGGTGACGGTGGACGGCCAGGGCAACATCAAGAGCGTCTCCATCGACCCCGCCGTCGTGGACCCGGCAGAGGTCGAGATGCTCGAGGACCTCATCGTCGCCGCGGCCTCCGCGGCGCAGCGCCGGGCCAAGGACCGAATGGAGAGCGAGATGCGTCAGGCGGCGGGAGGCCTGCCGTTGCCGGGCATCGGCAACTTCCTCGGCCGCCCGTGA
- a CDS encoding CDP-alcohol phosphatidyltransferase family protein has protein sequence MTALLLQPRPAPRMIAFVVFVFAALSDLWDGHLARARGQVTSFGKIVDPLADKLLLVAALIPVYSINLGQAGTPSLPVFSVIPLWAIVIFLGREALITLLRSFAARRGRIVAAQILGKRKALAQNIFIGSAILWVAFLTPGFVAPGGWAWQAFSTFHGWFTTTFLTLAVLLTLASAVTYLGMFSRVMAGRHS, from the coding sequence GTGACGGCGCTGCTCCTGCAGCCCCGGCCGGCGCCTCGCATGATCGCGTTCGTCGTGTTCGTCTTCGCCGCGCTCTCGGATCTGTGGGACGGACACCTGGCCCGGGCCCGCGGCCAGGTGACCTCCTTCGGCAAGATCGTCGACCCGCTGGCCGACAAGCTGCTGCTCGTCGCCGCCCTCATCCCCGTCTACAGCATCAATCTCGGGCAGGCGGGAACCCCGTCTCTCCCCGTGTTCAGCGTCATCCCGCTCTGGGCCATCGTCATCTTCCTGGGGCGCGAGGCGCTGATCACGCTGCTCCGCTCCTTCGCCGCGCGGCGGGGCCGCATCGTCGCGGCGCAGATCCTGGGCAAGAGGAAGGCGCTCGCGCAGAACATCTTCATCGGCTCCGCGATCCTCTGGGTCGCGTTCCTGACCCCCGGCTTCGTGGCCCCGGGCGGCTGGGCGTGGCAGGCGTTCTCCACCTTCCACGGCTGGTTCACCACGACCTTCCTCACCCTCGCCGTGCTGCTCACCCTGGCCTCCGCCGTGACCTACCTGGGCATGTTCTCGCGCGTCATGGCGGGTCGCCATTCGTAA
- a CDS encoding CinA family protein, which translates to MRKRGPSLFEAAATLIEGLRERGHTLVLAESCTGGLIGAALTSVPGASEVLWGGLISYDDAAKRALLNVSEASLRRHGAVSRAVAEEMAAGARRVAESTWSIAVTGIAGPSGGSADKPVGTVWIAHDGPSRDARRHRFAGSRDEIREAAALEAIRWLDSRL; encoded by the coding sequence ATTCGTAAGCGCGGTCCGTCGCTGTTCGAGGCCGCCGCGACGCTCATCGAAGGCCTGCGGGAGAGGGGTCACACGCTGGTGCTCGCCGAGAGTTGCACCGGCGGCCTGATCGGCGCCGCCCTCACCTCCGTACCCGGAGCTTCGGAGGTGTTGTGGGGTGGGCTGATAAGCTACGATGACGCCGCCAAGAGGGCGCTGCTGAACGTGTCGGAGGCCTCGCTCCGCCGGCACGGCGCCGTCTCGCGGGCCGTGGCGGAGGAGATGGCTGCCGGGGCACGGCGCGTGGCGGAGAGCACCTGGTCCATCGCGGTCACGGGCATCGCCGGGCCCTCGGGCGGATCCGCCGACAAACCCGTGGGCACCGTGTGGATCGCGCACGACGGCCCCTCTCGCGACGCGCGGCGTCACCGTTTCGCGGGAAGCCGGGACGAGATCCGGGAAGCGGCCGCGCTGGAAGCGATACGCTGGCTGGATTCACGGCTCTGA
- the dnaX gene encoding DNA polymerase III subunit gamma/tau yields MAHEPLYRTALARTYRPRGFSELIGQDHIGPTLKAAIESGRVGHAYLFCGPRGVGKTTTARILAMALNCPDRSAGEPCGACTSCERIWSGGASLDVVEIDAASHRGVEDARDLRRRAAYAPTSEERYKIYILDEAHMLTRDAWNALLKILEEPPPRVIFAFATTEPQKIERGAAPVMSRCQRFDFRRVSVPDIASRLETVLEAEGIPAEPGALRAIARRAEGGVRDALSSLDQVLSFRGDAVEIADVRRMLGLVDEDRYLAFFEIAANGDRAGVFAFVQDLLDDGHDPAEFLRGLGDALRTLLVLRLDPEAEAVELLPESRERFLAAAEALVPADLLRMLAALSEFEASGMLHRSSQPRIQLEVLLLRLVRMESTVELEELLAALGAPAREPAPRPRPPERPPRPREKRPSPPAAAPADPSPPPKRPPPEPAPPEAPPPPSRSGSASAARVRDAWAAAVAETPGLGGVPGLALRGAEVDGLVKDEVRLRVPAGLREELEKLFKDESRSDPLRANLAERLGLPAVRFAIVDHNGGRMTAGEAARTRVERLLDGNPQLREAVKELDLTLKE; encoded by the coding sequence ATGGCTCACGAGCCCTTGTACCGCACCGCGCTGGCCAGAACCTACCGGCCCCGAGGCTTCTCGGAGCTGATCGGGCAGGACCACATCGGGCCCACGCTGAAGGCCGCGATCGAGTCCGGACGGGTCGGCCACGCATATCTCTTCTGCGGCCCGCGCGGCGTCGGGAAGACGACGACGGCGCGCATCCTCGCGATGGCCCTGAATTGCCCCGACCGCTCCGCCGGCGAACCGTGCGGCGCGTGTACGTCGTGCGAGCGGATCTGGTCCGGAGGCGCCTCGCTCGACGTCGTGGAAATCGATGCGGCGAGCCACCGGGGCGTCGAGGACGCGCGGGATCTCCGCCGCCGGGCCGCGTACGCTCCCACGAGCGAGGAGCGCTACAAGATCTACATCCTCGACGAAGCGCACATGCTCACGCGAGACGCGTGGAACGCGCTCCTGAAGATCCTCGAGGAGCCGCCACCGCGCGTGATCTTCGCCTTCGCCACCACCGAGCCGCAGAAGATCGAGCGCGGCGCGGCCCCCGTCATGTCCCGCTGCCAGCGATTCGACTTCCGGCGGGTGTCCGTGCCGGACATCGCGAGCCGGCTGGAGACCGTGCTCGAGGCGGAGGGGATCCCCGCCGAGCCGGGGGCGCTGCGGGCGATCGCGCGCCGGGCCGAAGGCGGCGTCCGGGACGCGCTTTCGTCCCTCGACCAGGTGCTCTCCTTCAGGGGAGACGCGGTCGAGATCGCGGACGTCCGCCGCATGCTCGGGCTCGTCGACGAAGATCGATATCTGGCGTTCTTCGAGATCGCGGCGAACGGGGACCGGGCCGGCGTGTTCGCCTTCGTCCAGGACCTCCTCGACGACGGGCACGACCCCGCGGAGTTTCTGCGCGGACTCGGTGACGCGCTGCGAACCCTCCTCGTGCTGAGGCTCGATCCGGAGGCCGAGGCGGTCGAACTCCTGCCCGAGTCGCGCGAGCGTTTCCTCGCCGCCGCCGAGGCCCTGGTCCCGGCGGACCTGCTGAGGATGCTGGCCGCACTCAGCGAGTTCGAGGCCTCCGGCATGCTTCACCGGTCCTCGCAGCCGCGCATCCAGCTCGAGGTCCTGCTTCTGCGTCTCGTCCGCATGGAATCGACCGTCGAACTCGAAGAACTCCTCGCGGCGCTGGGCGCCCCGGCCCGCGAGCCCGCGCCCCGTCCGCGACCGCCGGAGCGGCCCCCGCGCCCGCGCGAGAAGCGTCCTTCGCCGCCCGCCGCCGCTCCCGCGGACCCGTCCCCGCCGCCGAAGCGTCCGCCGCCGGAGCCGGCCCCGCCGGAAGCCCCGCCGCCGCCCAGTCGCTCCGGCTCGGCGTCCGCAGCCCGCGTCCGCGACGCGTGGGCCGCGGCGGTCGCCGAGACGCCGGGACTGGGCGGCGTGCCCGGGCTGGCTCTGCGCGGCGCCGAGGTCGACGGCCTCGTGAAGGACGAGGTTCGGCTCCGCGTGCCCGCCGGGCTGCGGGAGGAACTCGAGAAACTGTTCAAGGACGAGTCGCGTTCCGACCCTCTGCGCGCGAATCTCGCGGAGCGCCTGGGGTTGCCGGCCGTCCGGTTCGCGATCGTCGACCACAACGGCGGCCGCATGACTGCGGGGGAAGCGGCCCGCACGCGGGTCGAGCGGCTGCTCGACGGAAACCCGCAGCTGCGGGAGGCCGTGAAGGAACTCGACCTCACCCTGAAGGAGTAG
- the recR gene encoding recombination mediator RecR — MNAIEALVGELGRLPGIGRKTARRLTYHLLKSSKDDARRLARALERVAAEVRVCGDCGNLSDMEPCEYCRSPRRDPAQVCVVEEASDIPAIENSGNFGGMYHVLGGRLSPLDGVGPEDLNIKALLRRLDTPVREVIIATNASVEGEATATYLQRLLASAADVTVTRLARGLPVGGDLEYADGVTIAEAFAGRREM, encoded by the coding sequence GTGAACGCGATCGAAGCCCTCGTCGGCGAGCTTGGCCGGCTCCCCGGGATCGGCCGCAAGACCGCGCGGCGGCTCACGTATCATCTTCTCAAGAGTTCGAAGGACGATGCCCGGCGGCTGGCGCGGGCCCTGGAACGGGTCGCGGCGGAGGTCCGCGTGTGTGGCGACTGCGGCAACCTCAGCGACATGGAGCCGTGCGAATACTGCCGCAGTCCGCGGCGCGATCCGGCACAGGTGTGCGTCGTGGAGGAAGCCTCGGACATTCCGGCGATCGAGAACTCGGGGAACTTCGGGGGTATGTATCATGTACTTGGCGGACGATTGTCCCCTCTCGATGGGGTCGGACCCGAAGACCTGAACATCAAGGCCCTGCTTCGGCGTCTCGACACCCCGGTCCGGGAGGTGATCATCGCGACGAACGCGAGCGTCGAAGGCGAGGCGACGGCGACGTACCTGCAGCGCCTGCTCGCCTCGGCCGCCGACGTCACGGTCACGCGGCTCGCCCGCGGGCTGCCCGTGGGGGGGGACCTCGAGTACGCCGACGGAGTGACGATCGCCGAAGCCTTCGCCGGCCGACGGGAGATGTAG